The region CAAGTCTTTTCCATGGTATATATAAAAGAGAAATTTTTGTCAATTATACCTCctgtgaaaccactttctaatgGAAATAGAGCAAGtatttcataccaggcccttggagcttgcttcagtccatagagtgctttatccagtaagtagacatgatctggatactttggatcaatgaaccctggaggctgttcaacataaactgcctcttcaagttctccatttagaaatgcactctttacatccatttgagtAAAGTTTGCGAGGACTAAATCTAGTCGAGCGCAACTACCCTAGGAATCCCGGGAAATCGTCGCAAGGCcagtacccctgaccatacttttatggttcagtgcatatgagtaaactgttgttttatttttgaacaaacgttttaagttacttatcccctgtagttataatgAATTGTTTTAAATCTATTTTGGGGAAAAATAATTTCGAAAAGGTACCTATCTCCAAATGAAATGAATTGTGAAACAATTTTATGTGTGTTGTTAAATGAACGATTTTAaactgagataggtacaagtgatttggaaactggataaaatcgatcagatattggatacatAGGGGCTAGAGTGGCCTAATGAGATTGCGTAAGCGGTTAACTCGGTTGTGCACACTACATAACTGATTAGTCCagtaggtcagagacctagctagtctctgagttccggaacaggtttatgggatggcagatggagccTTCTGGTGTTCATatcctgatcagctgtcttcataTATCCACTTCATATCTAATTtggttttgtgattcccgtaacgaagcaagtgatttatacagttagtttataaatgtgaataacatgctaaaattggactctggtgtttacacagcacacaactacGTTATTTTATTAAGAGCATGCTAGTCAATGATATCCAATTTTAAATGTTGTTATCTTGACAGATATTTGAAATGATTCACATGTTATTGCTTTTATATTGTTCAATAGTTCTATTCCTATAACTACTTAAATTAACTATTTTTACTCTgctattcatatgttggtactgttgagagattatatgctcacccttgcaacctgtttTATATGTATCATAGATGCTTAGACGATCTATCAGACCTGGTCAGAACAGAGTTTTAGCCCCTTCCGATCACAGCTCCCCTGAgttagtttgtatcagaccatgtgcAGTCTGACGAGTTGCTGAATGAGTTAGTGTGTCAGACTTTTTAATAAATGGTTGTGTAATAGTGAGTAgcttaaatcatacttgaacctggatcggatcttggttttggaGTCATGTTagtgtaataataataatttcaTAGTTTATAATTATGGTTTGTTATATTTGGTGACATTAACTCATGGcctcggggttgaggccgtcacaatagAGACCTAAGTAGTTCATTTTCTTCTCTTGCAGGTGCTCGGAATTTACCAAAATAGCTATTGATTTATAGACTGTGGTCCCTCAGAATTATTCTGATGCATCTAGTGCTAAAGCCGATATTTCCTCTGCAGGTATGAACTCTGATATTTTCCTTCAATCCACTAACGTACATTCTTCTACCATTTCTACTCTCCCTGTTTCTACTGGAAAAGAAGTTGCAGAATAGTCAATTCCTCAAGTAATTCTACTAGTATTTAATCCAATTCCTGAGGCTCCCACTTATTCCACTAGAACTGGGGTCTTGGAGATATATACTAATGCTCACATTCCAATGCTCATCATTTCGGAGGTAATTGAGGTTAATCTTACTGATGGTGCTGAACTGAATGTTTTTAAGGCTTTTGGTTCTTATACAACTTCTCTTGAAGATCCAAACTTAAACTCCGATGTTGAAGGTGAAGTAGCACAGAAGTTTAAAGAGCTCATTGCTGTTGATGAAACTTCTACTCATTCTAGtgaggatgatgataatgatgaaAATGACATTGATCCATTTAAGATCAATATTGCTTTGGACCTTGATGAGGATCTTGATGAAGTCATCTTTCCAGATGACATGCTAGAAATtgagaaaaagaagaaaataaatGAGAGAGTTGCTGCAATGTCCCAACTCCATCTAGGGGAAGAATGGATTTTTAAGTGGAATCATCAAATTATACTATCATTAATAATCATGCTTCACATCATTTGTAGACAGCTGAGAGACAAATATCTTAACTCATCTCAAAGCATCTACCCTTATGGTAAAGCCCATGCACTCTACTCAAGTCAAGGCTCAAGCTCAGATAGATGAACACAAGGATGCTAAGATTTCTAGTCAACTTGATGAGGCTTAGGAGTCCCTAGAGCTGATAGACTCTCGgttgcttggtgatgatgccaaaaagaaGGAAATTACGTCTAAATTTAAATACAAGCAGCTTAAGTCAAATACAAATGACATGGATGTTGctcctgatggaggtaataagggagGAAAATCACCTAGAAGTCATAAGGTTGGAGGTGATATTATTGGATCTAGTGGTGTCTCAAAACCGACTAACCAATCAAGAGGAAAAAGTAGTGGAAGAGGAAGAAAGCAAATTTTAGAGACAGTGCACTCAAGGGAGTCTACTACTACTGTGACAACTACTGAAAGATAAACAATGATAGTCACAGATGCTGATGATGACCAAGCTGAAAGGGTAGTGGGAGCTAGTGCTGAAGCAATTCaatttttgcaaactctgaaggtGAAAGGAAGGAAAACAACTATgtactacaaagatcctaaaatttgAACTTTTGATTCTGAGTTAAGTAAGAGGATGTTTGAAAGAGAGAATCCTGGAATTGACCTTGAGCAAGTCAGAGTAATAGAGGAACAATTTGCTTTGTTGAAGTCTTAATCAACAAACACTGATGATGCATCTTTAATTGAGGATGTTTCAAGAAGACAGAGGACTTAGAGGCCCAATGAACAATCCTTAAAGATCAAGGATATCATTACTATTGTAAATGCTCAAAGATCTAACACTAGGTCTCAAGCTATTTTAACTATTGAGATGAGGTATAAGGGGAAGGAGAAAGTTGGAGAAGAATCAACATTTACAAAATCTCAAATattgatagatccaatctatgTAGTAGGTCAAGCCCAtgatgatgttgatgaagataAAATTCCTGAAGAAGAAGCCAATTAGGTTCACAAAAGAAGGAAAGTCATTCCTGATCTGATTGGCTAAAAAGCTAAAAATCACTTCAACCACTTACTCTGCTCAAGTTAAAGAAATAAATTCTGATACTCATCCAGTCTCAACCAATGATACTACTCATGTTGAAGATAGTACTGTTCAAAGAATAAAAGTTGATCATTCAATTCCAGATGAAGATATAAACTCGGATGAAGAAGAACATTGTTCTAAAACTTCTCCATATCCTAATAACTCTCATATTTTACTAGCTGAGAAGAAGAAGCTATCTTGTAAATagtttttattcattaatataaagATTGTTCTTCATCTTTGAGTTTCAATTTCAAATTGATTGTTATATAATGTATAACCCCTTTCTACAGTATTACTTAAGGCCTAACAGTTTTAATTTGTCAAATATTTCTTTACCAAGACTAAGCATACACTGATTGACTTGGTAATATAAAATGATGTTGAGGCAATTTTTATTTATTCAGCTTTTCTAAGATCCTTGCTTACAATTACATAGGTGCGGAAGAAGATACTTTTGATAAAGATGAAGTTGCTATAATATACGGATACACATTAATCTCTCATTCCTTTTAAGAGTGGAAGTTGTAGTTAGATACTTGTACAAGTGTTTCTCAAGGACAAATGATTAAAAGAGTAGACTTTGGTATTTCATTGTAACATGTTGAtatttaaaaattgtttaaatattatattttattataagaTGTTGAGATTTGGAATTAATTTGAGTTATAAAGAAGTACTACGAGTTTctatcgtataattattttaatttggaTTGGTCATGAACTATTAATTATTTCACTTACGAATAGTTTTacaaatattataaaaaattgtgaaaaaattattaaattgaGATGTTTTTAAAAATTGTACAATAGACTTTTTTTTAAAAAGGCGTTCTACTTGCATAGAGTTTTTGAAGGAGTTATGcatgatattatttttaatttaagtAAAATATGTATCGTGTTATTGTAGTGGTTCACTTAGGTAGCAGTTACTTGCATAGCACATCTTGAAGTGCTATATAAGCAATGAACTTGAAACAAATATAAAAGTGCTTTGTATCTGAAATGCACTTGCATATCACTGGTTTACATAGCACTTGAAAGTGCTATGCAAACTAAAAAATAATCCCTATGCAAGTTAAATTATGTAGTATTGTTATTTTTGGTGTATTGTTAATAAATTCCATTTGTTttcatttaaaaaatatatttcacGCATTTTTTATTTTGTGATTGTTTGTTTGTTGTATAATCTCAATTGATAGAATTTATATTTTATGAATGATTGTCCGCTAGTCAATACTTTTGATCctttaaaagaaaaaataatcaaaatcaGGAATGTAATCGAAATAAATAGGATTgatgaattttttaatttaaaaaaatgattttttgcAAAAGGAACACTTACATCTGAAAATGAGGTAAGTAGAAAAATCTGATTCGGATCCATTCCAATGATTGATGAATTTTTCATTTAAGAAAATGATATTTCTCAAAAGAAACACTTACATCTGGAAAATGAGATAAGTAGAAAAAATCTAATTCAGATCCATTCCAATTCAAATTTATGCATAATTAATTTTTTCTTAACATATGGATTGAGAACTTGAGGCCGAAAAATTTGAATACAATCGGTCGAACAAACGCCCtcttttaattttaaatattaaatgtacattaAGACATTTTTTAAGATTTCCCTAACAAAAGAATTGTTTTTTGTCGAtgttttttatcgtaggtaacccgcagccgctacccttcgggtgcgcattggataaaccctacgggctcacgcaatagcctgcaaaacacgtgaaccaaggtaaaccacatttaagtgacaggctctgactcaggaggcataattataaactctcctcccgtgggattcgaacctttGACCAGGAGGATAGTTATCcactctttaaccaactgagccaacccttacGGGCTTGTTGGTATTTTTACCGTGTATGTAGGTTGAGTTTAATTCTTGTACACCACTTTAATATATTTTTGCATCGTTGATTAAAAATTCATACTTTTTTATGGATTTGTTAGGTCTATAATTAGATAAgattatatattatatttgattGCTTATATGTTGTATTCCATTGTAATTATTGTAATTAATAAAATCGGAAGAAAAAACATCTTAACATAAGCGACTAAGGTAAAACTTTATTTATCATATTTGTAACACTTCTTGCGCTTTAGCTTCAAGCATGTTTCACTGAGTATTACACAATATTATTGTTTAAAAGCGCTTGATGCACGGAGATGGCGATCTCAGACGTCATGGGCTTCTCATAAACACGATCCATACCAGCTTGCATAAAGTCTTCATTAATGTAGTCGAGATCACAGTCAATGCCAACAATCATTAACTTCACTCCCATTGCTCGCAGTGCTCTAGTAGCCTAAAATAAAATGATGTATCTTTAGAATCATGATGATAACAATCAAACACTATATGGAATACTTTAATATAATatgtataaatataaataaaataaccTGAACACCATTCATCTCCGGCATTATGATATCCATAAATATAACGTCAAATTTTTGCCCAGAACGGATGAGATCCACAGCTTGCCTTCCACTTTCAACAGAAGAGGTTTCAAATCCATGTCTTCTTAGGAAAGCACAATGAACAATCCTACAAACTCCATCATCATCAACTACAAGAGCAGATAATTTACTCTTGTTGGAGCTTTTAACTTTCTTAGCCATATTTCCTTGCCCTATCCTTAAAAAAtcaatcaaaatttattttacttTCACCAAATATTAGGTTTTATCTATTAATGAAAATACAAAACTTTGAAAATATGTTTAATAGCATGTTATCTCCATACAACAATTTTTCTCCAAATATTGATAAAAGGGGAACACCTTCACAaacacacactcacacacacatacacacacgcacaattttaaaaataaaaattacaatATTATTATGCATAATAGAAGATCATAAAATAAACAATAAAACTATTTTAACGATTATTAGATAATAATTGAATACAACAATCCTACATAATATTGGGTATTAGTTTTTTTTTTGCCACATAAATAAGCATATGTATATTACCTTTTACACCACCCTTGGAAATTGATTTGGTGAATCATGACTATAACAATTGAGGCATGACCCTATAAATAAGGTTATAGATAGTCTTAGAGATATTTCGAGATAAGAATCAATTATGGATGTAGATGGAGTATTGATCTATTGATATTTCAGATTGAACGGTTTTATAAATGAAACGTATATTTTAAATTTTGTAGGATACACAAtgatgttatatatatatttaattcgaTATATTAAAGCCATTTTAACTTATTTTAATAGTTGCGAATACTTCTATTTTGAGGGTGAATTTAGAGTAGAATAAAATGTAAATCtttctatatatatattagtgttagttttacaataaaataataattctaCTTATGAATTTCCATGTACTTTAGCCTATATACAATCAAATAGTAAACATAATTTATAGCATAATAGACACTAATAGTCTCCCTATAAGTTTTACCATGTATGGATGCTTTTAACTTAGTCAAATTTGAAGTAAAGAAAATACATGGACCTACAAGCTAAAAGACTGAATCATTATAGAATAGTGACTATTAGGGTTCACATGAATTCATAATGTTTAGAAATGTTAGTGAAATTTGGTACGCCCCAAAACCCACACTTTCGCGGATTCAGACTGTCACGGTACCATACTTCATAAACCTGCATATTACATTCAATAACTCATAACAACAATACTCGTGTACTACCACTCCACATATCTCAAAATTGGTTTCAAATATTCTTTATTAAAGTACATAAATATAGTTATTATAAACCAAAACTTCAACTACTGATCTTGCAATGTCATTATTCTATCAAAAGTAGGTTGATACACATACATTTCGTAGAGTGAATCTAAATATTGTCACTTCGGATTGGCCCTTCCATTTCCCTTGGCTCGACAGACCAAGAAGCATTTCTTCTTCATGTTTAACACAAGGTCAGACATCTCTTACATAGCAGTTGGATattgttatgtccaatagagtgaTTGGATGTAAATTTGCCAAGGAATTATGGGACATTTTGGAAGTGAAGTGTCAAGACGTAACTACTATTAAGAATAACTAGAAAATAATACTCACACACGAGTATTAGCACTTTTactcaaaagatgatgagtcACTAAATGAGATCTATGACAGGTTCCATAAATTGTTGAATGATCTGGCACTTGTGGACAAAAAGTATGATCTAGAAGATTTAAATTTGAAGTTTCTTTTTACACTCTCTGAAAAGTGGTATTTGAAGGTCACGTCCAGaagagacaactatgatcttgaagatatATCTCTGGATGAGATCTTTAGAATGTTGAAGactcatgaactggagatggagcaaAGGAACAAGAGAAAGGGGTCTATATCTAGACAAGTTGCACTGAAGGCTAAAAAGAAGCCAAAGGAAAGGTCTGTGGGAAAGAGTCATTCAAGAGGAAAGGCTATggttgcaaagtctgatactgagtcatcaaatatTGATGATGACTAAAACTCGGATATCTCTATAGATTGTTAAAGTGATCATTATGATGATGATCTTGAATATGGTTTCTTTGATGGTGAAAAAGTGGATGGTTTACAAGaatttcaagaaagaaaagaggttttccaggagaggctctagttcttcaaactctgataagaagAACTATAGGAAACATGATGAAAAGGAGTCCAAGTCTGGGAAAATTGACAATTCCAAGATAAAGTGTTACAATTATGATGGggttggacactttgcagctgattGCAGGAAGCCAAAATATGAAAAGAAGCAAACCTTAATCACAAAGAAGTAGAACTGAGATGATACTTCAGAAGTTGATTAAACTTTGGTAGTAACAATCATCTTGTTGTCTCTTGCAGGAAGAATTAGGGGATAAATATGactattatgaactgaaaccctcttcGAATAAAACTAAAATCATTTTTACATGTGTATCTCCTGATattaagaatgttaacataaacccTAATATGAAAATGATTGTTGCAAATTTTTATAAACTTAATATGGCTAAAGGATCCAatcaagtctgggtccttaaaaattcTAACTAATGGCTTGTCTAATTGCAAGGCAACATgaaaaatactctagtcttggacaatggatgcctaggacatataactggaaataaagccctgctatcagagtttaaggagaatgttggcccaagtgtttcttatggagatgacagcttaggaaaaactttgggatatggcaagattaaaCTTAGGATTGTCAtaattaaagatgtagctctagttgcaggactcaagcataatctgatgagtgtgagtcaaatctatgacagaggttaccatgtggaTTTTTATGATGTGCATTGTGAAATTTTCAATAATTCAAGTGGTGATGTTGCAATTATTGGTTACAGACGTGGTAACTTATATGAAGTCGGGGTTTCCCCAAATGCTGATGGTTTtacaatctgtctgataagtagagcaaCAGCGGAAGatagctggaattggcataaaagactttctcacttgaatttcaataaTATTAATGAACTTGTGAAAAAAGAACATGAaagaggatttcccaatgcatTTTTTTACTCATGATGGCCTATACAATTTATGCCAAAATGCCAAGCTAAGGAAATCATCCTTCAAGAGTAagactgaatcctcaattcttgaaccatttCACTTATTACATAGTGATCgttttggtccagttaatgtaaTGTCTATAGATAATAAGAGATATGCACTTGTCATTGTTGATGAGTATACTAGGTATACATGGGTATACTTTCTGCACACAAAGGATGAGACAACACTCATTCTTCTTATCATGTGAGGCAACTGAAAGAAGGGTTAAAACACAAAGTGAAGATAATCAGAAGTGATAATgagactgaattcaagaacaacacTATAGAAAAAATTTATAAACACAAGGAAATTAAACATAATGTTTATGCTtctagaactccacagcaaaatagagttgtgaaaataaagaacagatctcttatagATACTGTAAGGACCATGCTTGAGGAAGCAAAATTCACAACCTAATTTTTggttgaggctgtgcaaactaCATGCTTCACAGAGAATGCAACTCTGATAAACAAGTATGACAAGACACCATTTGAGATGTTAGGGGGAaataagccaaatttgaagtactttaacatttttggctgcaaatgttttgCTTTAAAATCTCATCCTGAACAACTTACAAAGTTTGACCTAAAAGCTGATGTAAGCATTTTGGTTGGATATACAATGTTAACAAAatccttcagagtttataatctgagaacaacagtggtcatggaatctattcatgTGTCTTTTGATAACAAGAAGATCACAGGTCTATAAGATGTAGATGATTGATGTGTAAAAATATATGAACTGCAAGTGCACAGTGTTTAATTATAGTAATTACAGGTCGATCCATGGAGACTACAAATTTTCAAAACCCTAACAATTTAAATCAGGCGAAATAGACAAACATATCTGAGATGAGATTTGTTTAACGTAATTAGCAAATAACAAATAATATGGAAAACCTAGGAATCCGAATCTGttaatcaatcataattaatatcAACTCGCACTAAAATCAATTCTCTTTTCATCACAAAAACAACATATAACAATTAACGAGATAAGCATATACTATGAAACTTGTTATCTAACAATAACCCATCAAAACTTCATGGAGTAAGCATAGATTATGAAAAATAAATCCGGTAgcaataatatatcaaaatcactttgtcaattgaaaaattaagcaccaagaaaaatcttgagaattaAATAATAGCAACGAGAAGATATCAAAGAAATAaaattaacttcatcttcatcttagggaacaaatttagctacacatgataaaaagatgaaaaaaataaataactaaatGGGTGTCTTGGGGTGTGTAAAATATAAGAGGGGAGACCCATATATAGGGAAAATATGAGGGTTTGGGTCTGGGAATACAAGTAGGATTCTAAGAGTATTTCCTTCTCTTCTCCAATAAGTATTTTATTTATCTTCCAATTCCTTTGACTTCATGAATAGTCCACCTCCTTCCCTATTTGCACCttttccaactcaaattctgattttatttattttcctacaaaataaagtaaaacaatttatttattaataaaattatgaaaataaacaTAAATAGGTATTAATAATATGCAATATTTTGAACCCATTAAATGCCCCATACTTATCTTTTGCTCATCTTCGagaaaatcaaaaagaaaaatcCTAACTTAGAAAAGTCCTAGCTCCTTTTCTTAGGCGTGACGGGAAATTTTAGGTTTACGAACCCGTTAAACTCATAGACGATCTCTACAAGAGGATACGCCCATAAAATCTGTAAAATACTCTAACAAGTTTTCAAactctatcaataataactttCATCGGGGTAAACACAAGAATTTTTAGGAAAATGCATGCCTTTAAGACTCTTCTAATTATAGCCAAGATGTAGGTATCAACAACCCACTTTTATCAACTCTAAACATTTACACAAAATCCTAAGGCGTGTCGTGAAAGTAGGTCTCTGAAGAATCAATTGAGTAGGTACATTTCCTCTTTTTCAACCAATATTAAACGGACCCAATCTCTATAAAAGCAATTATCTAGCCAAAATGTgcaaaaaaaattctttttttaTAATTGACTGTGCAATGTTCGTTCTCTTAGGTTTTCTATGTTACCCATGTAGTGAGCTTTGGGCCAATGACTCCCAAACCAGATGGTCTTAAGGCACTAGGTTTTCAAGTACCCCTATGGACTTAATTACTTGAGTAACAAAGGCCCCAAAATAAGACTAGTCAATTATACTACTTGTGCCCATAATTTCAATCTCTCTTTTTTTTATTTGTGAGGAATACTGGGTATTGAAGTAGTTTATTCAAGcatcttttttcttttctttttttcgcAAAAAATTGATTCGATATTGTTTTAACATGTGGGCTCTGTCTCAAATATCGAAAACTTCCCTAAACAATCTTTCCTACAAAGACCTTGTGCAAATGTGTCGTCTTGGAATCATAAGCAAAAATTCGTTTGACACAAGTTTCATAAGACAGCTTTACTTAACTACGTTCAAATCATCTCAAGGCattatatatataagtttttTGAAAAATTGCTAACATCAACTAGTATTAAAGTACAAGAGTGGACTGGACAACGTAGCTAAAATATCTCTGatgtttttaaatttttttcatttttcaattttttttgaatttcttctttgaattttttttggatatttttatatataagtACTACTAAACCCCTCCCCCATACCTAAATCATGCATTGTCCTCAATGAATGCAAATGAGAGAAAAATGACAAAGTAAAAGGACGAGAATACCTAGATCTCAATTTTCCAGGAAATAAATGCAGCCTAGAGTTGTACAAAAGAACTTTTTGACCGGGAGAAAAAAAACTTTTTCAAAATAGATTTTTCATGCAAAAGTTTAGTTCTTTCTTTAAATATCATAGAATTTTTATAGGCATCATTCCTAATTTCTTCTAACTCAGACAGTTGTAACTTCCTATGACTACCAGTAGTGGGTAAATCAACATTCAACTCTTTAATGGCCCAATAAGCTCTATATTCAAGTTCAACATGGAGATGACATGCTTTACTAAAAATAAGCCTATAAGGAGAAATACCCAAAATAGTCTTAAAAGATGTACGATAAGCCCAAAGTGCATCTACCAGCTTAACAGACCAATCTTTCCTATTTGAATTTACAGTTTTCTCTAGAATTTATTTGGTTTTCCTATTAGAGACCTCTACTTGACCACTAGTTTGAGGATAGTAAGGTGTGGCTAACTTATGAGTGATGGAATACTTTTTCAAAAGAGACTCAAACTGATGGTTTTTAAAGTGCTTACCCTATCACTAATTATAGCCCTAGGCGTACCAAATCTAGAGAAGATATTTTCCTTCAAGAACTTAAGAACTACCTTGTTATCATTAGACTTAGTTGGTATGGTTTCTTCCCATTTAGACACGTAATCAACCGCTAAGAGAATGTAGAGGCTACCAAAAGAATTAGGAAAGGGACCCATAAAATCTATACCCCAGATATCAAATATTTCAAAAACTAAGATTGGATTCATTGGCATCATGTTTCTTCTAGTGATCTTTCCTAACTGTTGACACCTACTATAAGTAGCATAAAATTCAGCAGAATCTTTAAACAAACTAGGCCAATAGAAGCCACATTGAAGTATTTTAGCAGCTATCTTTTTAGTACTAAAGTGATCTCTACAAGCCTGATCATGTCAAAAGGAAAGTATATTTCGAAACTAATGATTTGGAACACACCGCCTAATTATTTGGTCTGAACAATACTTAAAAAGATAGGGATCATCCCAAAAGAAGTATTTGGCTCGTGAGAGAAATTTGGATTTTTCTTGCTTAGACTAATGAGAAGGAATGTCACCAGTGACAAGGTAGTTAACAATATCATCAAACCAAAGAGTGATAGATATGGAAATAAGGTGTTCATCAGGAAAAGATTATTTAAAGGCATATCAATGGTGGACTCCACTACTAAACAGGAAAGATGATCGACAACAATATTTTCAGAACCCTTCTTATCCCTAATTTCTAggtcaaaaccttggagaaacAATACTGTAatagcccgcacttccggaccattAAATCTAAATCGAAACTAATACAAAATCCAACttattaatccaaaattctattacaaagatgactattacaaaagtgcagctaacggaagtccaaaagtcaatctacgcCAAACTATGGttctcgaactccaatgctattcaactcgaatctcggacgaaacctgaaattataaggggtgagctacaaagttcagcaagaaaacaatcgatccaactaggAGGCCAAGTAACATGAATACATATAACAAAATATGATAACATATACGATATGATATACGAAATAAACACTTTCGgtacatattcttattcttattcgatacacacaatacacataccacataaataaaaataattcaaaatccacAATTCATGCCATGACCACTAAAACCCGGTGATAATGGTCCTAAATTTTCAGAgaactgtcactacaatccggtgactacggtcctaaatttttattcgatattttcacaaaccatgac is a window of Apium graveolens cultivar Ventura chromosome 11, ASM990537v1, whole genome shotgun sequence DNA encoding:
- the LOC141695242 gene encoding two-component response regulator 24-like produces the protein MAKKVKSSNKSKLSALVVDDDGVCRIVHCAFLRRHGFETSSVESGRQAVDLIRSGQKFDVIFMDIIMPEMNGVQATRALRAMGVKLMIVGIDCDLDYINEDFMQAGMDRVYEKPMTSEIAISVHQALLNNNIV